The nucleotide sequence ACCTGCAGGCGCAGGGCCAGGCGAAGGCGATCGAGAAGGTGTTCGCCGCGATCAAGGCCGGCCGCCCGACCCCCGAGGTGCTGGCCTACCAGTACCTGCAGACGCTGCCGCAGATGGCGCAGGGCGACGCGAACAAGGTCTGGATGATCCCCAGCGACTACGGCAAGGCCCTCGAAGGCTTCGCCCGCGCGCTCGGCGCCCCTGGCGACGACGGTGTGTTCCGGTACGAGCCGCCGAAGGAAGACGACGTCCCGGCCAAGCCCGACCTCGAGGACGAAGAGGTCTCCAGCTGGTTCGAAACCAAGAGCGACCCGAAGGTCGCCGAGGCCGTCGCGGCCGCGGAAGCGGTGGCGCGCAAGGAGGTCCCGGCCATCGGGGCGCCCTCCTCGCCACCCGCCCGGCCCTCGATCCCGCGCCCGGCCCAGCAGCAGCAACTGGAGGCCGACGAGGACCGCGGCACGGAGGTCGCGCCCGCGCCGCAGCAGCCGTCGACACCCAAGGGGGGCCAGCCCGCCCTGCCGCAGCCCCAGGCCCCGGCCGGCCCGCCGCCGGGCGGCCAGTACCAGGGCCCGCCGCCGCAGGCCCCGCCGCCGGGCCAGTTCGGCGGCGGCCCGCAGCAGAACCCGGGCACCGGGCCGTTCCCCCAGCAACCCCCGTTCGGCGGCCCCCAGGGCGGCCCGCGCCGCTGACCGATGGCTCGTGAAGGCCACGTTGAGGAACTCGACCTTCCTCTACGTGGCCTTCACGTCATCCTGGGCATGGAGCCCCGCGTGAAGGGTGGGTCGCCGAACTGGCCGAACTGGTCCGGTAAACGGGTCAAATTGATGACAAACCGCGCCAGTAAAAATCTTGCATACCGTCGCACGCATCGTACTCCATGGTCTGAATGGCGCAATTTCCCGCAAATTTCCCTTGATGGGGAAACGGATGGGCCTGCTCCGGCGACCTTCGACCTTGGATGCCCGGGGAATCCGGTGCGCAGGCGCTCATTTCTCGCCGGCGCGGGGCTGACCGGTTCGATCAATCGTGCTGATCGGAAAGGAACGTCATGCGCAAACTGCGGGCCGGGTTGTCGCTCGCCACCGCCGGGTTCCTGAGCCTGATGATCTCGGGGGTGGTCGTCCCGTCCGCGCAAGCGGATCCGGGTGCCGAGGCGGGCGCTGAGCGCTATCTCGACTCCGTCCGGCACGACCCGGCCCGGTTGCGGTCCTTCATGCTGGACCTGCCCAAGGGCGGCGACCTGCACAGTCACCT is from Amycolatopsis mediterranei and encodes:
- a CDS encoding SPFH domain-containing protein, translating into MVVPQAQSAVIERLGRFRTVASPGLNILVPFLDKVRARIDLREQVVSFPPQPVITEDNLTVSIDTVVYFQVTDSRAAVYEISNYIVGVEQLTTTTLRNVVGGMSLEQTLTSRDSINTQLRGVLDEATGRWGIRVSRVELKAIDPPPSIQDSMEKQMRADREKRAMILTAEGQRESAIKTAEGQKQSQILSAEGARQATILAAEAERQSRILRAQGERAARYLQAQGQAKAIEKVFAAIKAGRPTPEVLAYQYLQTLPQMAQGDANKVWMIPSDYGKALEGFARALGAPGDDGVFRYEPPKEDDVPAKPDLEDEEVSSWFETKSDPKVAEAVAAAEAVARKEVPAIGAPSSPPARPSIPRPAQQQQLEADEDRGTEVAPAPQQPSTPKGGQPALPQPQAPAGPPPGGQYQGPPPQAPPPGQFGGGPQQNPGTGPFPQQPPFGGPQGGPRR